The following coding sequences lie in one Synechococcus sp. PCC 7336 genomic window:
- a CDS encoding ABC transporter ATP-binding protein yields MITQNVLQTIPASSLNLTKGLVEVRALSISFKHRGGLNEVLRSVQFRVRPGEFACLLGPSGCGKSTLLNAIAGFVAPTQGSVAVDGRQVTKPGADRGFVFQQYSLLPWKTTFQNVELGLKFRRVPRAERREIVNNYLNRVGLYHYRNAYPHQLSGGMQQRASIIRALVNSPSVLLMDEPFAALDAQTRHMMQELLLDIWDECKTTIVFVTHDIEEAVFLGDRILVMGVKPGRIKAEVEIPLQRPRHIDDMLTPEFTHLNRQVFELIREETLKSMNGTDLA; encoded by the coding sequence ATGATTACTCAAAACGTTTTACAAACTATTCCAGCTTCTTCCTTAAATCTGACGAAAGGGTTAGTAGAAGTTCGGGCCTTATCTATTTCGTTTAAGCATCGAGGCGGACTGAATGAAGTCCTCAGATCGGTCCAGTTTCGAGTCCGACCGGGAGAGTTTGCTTGTTTGCTCGGCCCTTCGGGCTGCGGGAAATCTACATTGCTGAACGCGATCGCCGGTTTTGTGGCCCCCACCCAAGGCTCGGTGGCGGTAGATGGCCGTCAGGTCACTAAGCCTGGGGCCGATCGTGGTTTTGTGTTTCAGCAATATTCCCTTTTGCCCTGGAAAACAACCTTTCAAAATGTCGAACTGGGCTTGAAGTTTCGGCGCGTTCCCAGAGCAGAGCGACGAGAAATCGTCAATAACTATCTCAACCGCGTGGGATTATACCATTACCGCAATGCCTATCCCCACCAGCTTTCGGGAGGGATGCAGCAGCGGGCCAGCATTATTCGGGCTCTGGTCAACTCTCCCTCCGTTCTGCTCATGGACGAGCCCTTTGCCGCCCTGGATGCCCAAACTCGACACATGATGCAAGAGTTGTTGCTCGACATTTGGGATGAGTGCAAGACCACGATTGTGTTTGTGACTCACGATATTGAGGAAGCGGTCTTTTTGGGCGATCGTATTTTAGTCATGGGCGTGAAACCCGGCCGCATTAAGGCTGAAGTCGAGATTCCCCTGCAGCGTCCCCGCCATATCGACGACATGCTGACCCCCGAATTTACCCATTTAAACCGTCAGGTATTCGAACTGATCCGCGAAGAAACCCTCAAGAGTATGAATGGGACTGACCTAGCCTGA
- a CDS encoding IS110 family transposase, with the protein MSVPGVGRVVATVSVSTLPELGQLSSKKLSSLVGLAPFNRDSGKLRGKRRMVGGRAIVRSALYMSALVAVQHNPVIAAFYQKLLKAGKAKKVALIACAHKLLNSLNAMVKHQQPWRELAS; encoded by the coding sequence ATGAGTGTGCCTGGAGTGGGGCGGGTGGTGGCCACGGTGTCGGTCTCGACGCTGCCGGAATTAGGTCAACTGAGCAGCAAGAAGCTATCCAGCTTGGTGGGTCTAGCTCCGTTCAACCGGGATAGTGGCAAACTGCGAGGCAAGCGGCGGATGGTTGGAGGACGGGCGATTGTGCGCTCGGCGCTGTATATGTCAGCTTTGGTTGCCGTGCAGCATAATCCGGTGATTGCAGCGTTTTACCAAAAACTATTGAAAGCGGGGAAGGCGAAGAAAGTGGCTCTGATTGCTTGTGCGCACAAACTGTTGAACAGTCTTAACGCCATGGTTAAACATCAACAGCCCTGGCGCGAACTTGCCTCCTAA
- a CDS encoding Rpn family recombination-promoting nuclease/putative transposase → MKTDSIFYRLFAVYPASFFELVGLPAEETQSYRFDSVEVKQTAFRIDGVFLPLGPQHPILFCEVQFQSDPNLYKRLFSEIFLYLRHESSTVTWRAVVLFARRSIEPSNRINYQPLLDSPYVQRLYLDELEEKEETLGVGRVRLAIESEEAAGDRARQLLARAQQVTDAVLRREIVELIEIVLVYKFPRLSREEIEAMLGLSDLKQTKVYQEALAEGREEGREEGIHQGLLQVAREMLANGMSVDRVSQLTKLSREEVLQLEQSIAEG, encoded by the coding sequence GTGAAGACAGATTCTATCTTTTACCGGCTGTTCGCAGTCTATCCCGCCAGCTTCTTCGAGCTGGTCGGCTTACCGGCTGAAGAGACCCAATCCTACCGGTTTGATTCTGTGGAGGTGAAGCAGACAGCCTTTCGCATCGATGGTGTCTTTCTCCCCCTCGGCCCCCAGCACCCCATATTGTTCTGTGAGGTTCAGTTCCAATCGGACCCCAATCTCTACAAGCGACTGTTCTCAGAGATCTTCCTCTACCTTCGCCACGAAAGCTCTACCGTCACTTGGCGAGCGGTGGTGTTGTTTGCCCGCCGCAGTATCGAACCCAGTAACAGGATTAATTACCAGCCCCTATTGGACAGTCCTTACGTGCAGCGACTGTATTTGGATGAGCTGGAGGAAAAAGAAGAAACTCTGGGGGTAGGAAGAGTGCGATTGGCGATCGAGTCGGAAGAGGCTGCAGGCGACCGTGCCCGCCAATTATTGGCGAGAGCCCAGCAGGTGACTGATGCGGTCCTGCGGCGAGAGATCGTAGAATTGATTGAGATTGTGCTGGTGTATAAGTTCCCTCGTCTGAGTCGAGAGGAGATTGAAGCTATGTTGGGTTTGAGCGATTTGAAGCAGACTAAAGTCTACCAAGAAGCCTTAGCAGAAGGTCGCGAAGAAGGCCGCGAGGAAGGAATTCATCAAGGATTGCTGCAGGTAGCGAGGGAGATGTTGGCGAATGGCATGTCTGTCGATCGAGTAAGCCAATTGACGAAATTGTCGAGGGAAGAAGTTCTGCAGCTCGAACAATCGATCGCTGAAGGATAG
- a CDS encoding ABC transporter permease, whose amino-acid sequence MTLSKTSPATAELLESMHQALVSLRFKLAKNKLARRTLSLILFFGIWQILCIANFNLLINFQFVPSPTEVFSATIEFLSDDPFVHFRSSITRVLIGYAIAATLAVTLGIAIGSFQTVEDLLLPPLEILRPIPAVAWIPLAILMFPSAESGMIYITFIGGFFPILIATIRGVESMLGDTVLLRVGQCLGAKPWDVFKDIVIPGALPSIASGLTIGMGNAWFCLVTAEILAGRYGVGYITWESYVTSNFPPIVMGMLAIGLMGALSSWVVDRVMASLMPWRTLEKKGV is encoded by the coding sequence ATGACGCTGTCCAAAACCTCCCCTGCCACTGCCGAATTGCTTGAGAGTATGCATCAGGCTCTCGTGAGCTTGAGATTCAAGCTTGCTAAAAATAAGCTGGCGCGTCGAACTCTGTCGCTGATTCTCTTTTTTGGGATTTGGCAAATTCTTTGCATCGCCAACTTTAATCTGCTGATTAATTTTCAATTTGTCCCATCACCGACCGAGGTATTTTCAGCCACAATTGAATTCCTCTCTGACGATCCGTTCGTCCATTTTAGATCGAGTATTACTAGAGTCCTGATTGGCTACGCGATCGCCGCCACGTTAGCGGTCACCTTAGGAATTGCGATCGGTTCCTTCCAAACCGTGGAAGACTTATTGCTCCCCCCTCTAGAAATCTTGCGCCCCATACCCGCTGTAGCCTGGATTCCGCTAGCCATATTGATGTTCCCGTCTGCCGAATCTGGCATGATTTATATCACGTTTATTGGGGGGTTTTTCCCGATTCTAATCGCGACCATTCGGGGGGTAGAGAGTATGCTCGGCGATACAGTGCTGCTGAGGGTGGGGCAATGCTTGGGGGCTAAACCCTGGGATGTGTTTAAAGACATCGTGATTCCGGGAGCTTTGCCGAGCATTGCCAGTGGCTTGACGATTGGCATGGGTAATGCCTGGTTTTGTTTAGTGACTGCCGAGATCTTGGCCGGTCGCTATGGCGTTGGCTATATCACCTGGGAATCCTACGTTACTTCTAATTTCCCGCCGATTGTCATGGGTATGCTGGCGATTGGTTTAATGGGGGCCTTGAGTTCTTGGGTCGTGGATCGCGTCATGGCTAGCCTGATGCCCTGGAGAACTTTGGAGAAGAAAGGGGTATAG
- a CDS encoding endonuclease domain-containing protein — translation MPRKGDRIRGNSPEIIQAARELRQRLTPAEVRLWNALKNRQINGFRFRCQHPVQGFVVDFYCPACCLVIEVDGSVHDSRGEYDTARTEKLETFGYRVLRFGNEEVMENLDKVVERIVEGLGFGGIG, via the coding sequence ATGCCTCGAAAAGGCGATCGCATTCGAGGCAACTCTCCAGAAATCATCCAAGCTGCCCGAGAACTTCGTCAGCGTCTCACTCCTGCTGAAGTCCGTTTGTGGAATGCGCTTAAAAATAGACAGATAAACGGTTTCCGTTTTCGATGCCAGCATCCCGTTCAAGGATTTGTCGTTGACTTTTATTGTCCTGCTTGCTGTTTGGTTATTGAGGTTGATGGCAGTGTTCATGACAGCCGTGGGGAATATGATACGGCTAGGACAGAGAAACTGGAGACATTTGGGTATCGGGTGTTGAGGTTTGGGAATGAGGAGGTGATGGAGAATTTGGATAAGGTTGTAGAGAGGATTGTGGAGGGATTGGGATTTGGAGGGATCGGCTAG
- a CDS encoding ATP-binding protein, with product MIHAIEQERVIGTVKGPGDTANQYVFITADSRLVKVGEYVYYNTPDGKKILGKISDLALIDHLPDRIFSDTDIDPSAIASLVGFFHPNPEIYSVSVDVIGYFHAALGFMNPRQAPEPGAKVYLAPDEMLRNVLNKRADDEVGGAAIGSLLLRGEGTVPVVLDVKELVSTHLAILAGTGSGKSYTAGVLLEELMLPKNRAAVLVFDPHGEYHTISTVMGHPAFEGEDGYQPRVKVLTPDEVRIRVSSLNFYDILTLLPEMSERQKAFLEKAFLQTTQFNEHRWTIPDLIDTINSLDSGEDGQQGSSAAALEWKLEKIERSPYFSNHEHSVAPVDLFEPGQLTILQMNEINQEEQQVLAAAVLRQTNQARMNTHKEKVSEGDENYLPCPVFILLEEAHRFAPAHEPSRCKQVLRTILSEGRKFGLGVGLITQRPGKLDSDILSQCMSQFLMRIVNPIDQENLKHGVEAAGRDLLSELPALTKGQAIIAGVCVNTPVLCKIRQRLTKHGGETLDVLGLWQGHFQAHRRNGRKAKAAPPKPRAMPQTIDGISID from the coding sequence GTGATTCACGCGATCGAGCAGGAGCGGGTCATTGGCACCGTCAAAGGTCCGGGGGATACCGCCAATCAATATGTGTTTATCACGGCTGACAGTCGCTTGGTCAAGGTGGGCGAATATGTCTACTACAACACGCCAGATGGCAAAAAGATTCTGGGAAAGATCTCGGATCTAGCACTGATCGATCACTTGCCCGATCGCATTTTTTCCGATACGGATATCGACCCGAGTGCGATCGCCTCTCTGGTGGGTTTCTTCCATCCCAATCCCGAAATTTACTCGGTGTCGGTGGATGTAATTGGCTACTTTCACGCTGCACTGGGGTTTATGAACCCCCGTCAGGCTCCCGAACCGGGGGCCAAGGTGTATCTTGCGCCGGATGAGATGTTGCGCAATGTGCTGAATAAGCGGGCGGATGACGAGGTGGGGGGGGCTGCGATTGGCAGCCTGCTGCTGCGGGGAGAGGGGACGGTGCCGGTGGTGTTGGATGTGAAGGAGTTGGTGAGTACGCATCTGGCGATTTTGGCGGGGACGGGCTCGGGGAAATCGTATACGGCGGGGGTGTTGCTGGAGGAGTTGATGCTGCCGAAGAACCGGGCGGCGGTGTTGGTGTTCGACCCGCATGGGGAATATCACACGATCTCAACGGTGATGGGGCATCCGGCGTTTGAGGGAGAAGATGGCTATCAGCCGAGGGTAAAGGTATTGACGCCCGACGAGGTGCGGATTCGGGTGTCGTCGTTGAATTTTTACGACATTTTGACGCTGTTGCCGGAGATGTCGGAGCGGCAGAAGGCATTTTTGGAGAAGGCGTTTTTGCAGACGACGCAGTTTAACGAGCATCGTTGGACGATTCCCGATTTGATTGACACGATTAATTCTCTCGATTCGGGGGAGGACGGGCAGCAGGGGTCTTCGGCGGCGGCGTTGGAGTGGAAGTTGGAGAAGATCGAGCGATCGCCTTATTTCAGCAATCACGAGCATTCGGTTGCGCCTGTAGATCTATTCGAGCCCGGTCAACTGACGATTTTGCAGATGAATGAGATTAATCAGGAAGAGCAGCAGGTGTTGGCGGCGGCGGTGTTGCGGCAGACGAATCAGGCGCGGATGAATACCCATAAGGAGAAGGTGAGCGAGGGGGATGAGAATTATTTGCCTTGTCCGGTGTTTATTTTGTTGGAGGAGGCGCATCGGTTTGCTCCGGCGCACGAGCCTTCGCGCTGCAAGCAGGTGTTGCGGACCATTTTGAGTGAGGGGCGCAAGTTTGGGTTGGGGGTGGGGTTGATTACTCAGCGTCCGGGCAAGTTGGATTCGGATATTTTGTCGCAGTGTATGAGTCAGTTTTTGATGCGGATTGTGAATCCGATCGATCAGGAGAATTTAAAGCATGGTGTGGAGGCGGCGGGGCGGGATTTGTTGAGTGAGTTGCCTGCGTTGACAAAGGGGCAGGCGATTATTGCGGGGGTATGTGTGAATACGCCGGTGTTGTGTAAGATTCGGCAGCGGTTGACGAAGCATGGGGGGGAGACGTTGGATGTTTTGGGCTTGTGGCAGGGTCATTTTCAGGCTCATCGGCGGAATGGGAGAAAGGCGAAGGCTGCGCCGCCTAAGCCGAGGGCGATGCCTCAGACGATTGATGGGATTAGTATTGATTGA
- a CDS encoding endonuclease domain-containing protein → MPRKGDRIRGNSPEIIQAARELRQRLTPAEVRLWNALKNRQINGLRFRCQHPVQGFIVDFYCPACRLVIEVDGSVHDSRGEYDTARTEKLETFGYRVLRFGNEEVMENLDKVVERIVEGLGFGGIG, encoded by the coding sequence ATGCCTCGAAAAGGCGATCGCATTCGAGGCAACTCTCCAGAAATCATCCAAGCTGCCCGAGAACTTCGTCAGCGTCTCACTCCTGCTGAAGTCCGTTTGTGGAATGCGCTTAAAAATAGACAGATAAACGGCTTGCGTTTTCGATGCCAGCATCCCGTTCAAGGATTTATCGTTGACTTTTATTGTCCTGCTTGCCGTTTGGTTATTGAGGTTGATGGCAGTGTTCATGACAGCCGTGGGGAATATGATACGGCTAGGACAGAGAAACTGGAGACATTTGGGTATCGGGTGTTGAGGTTTGGGAATGAGGAGGTGATGGAGAATTTGGATAAGGTTGTAGAGAGGATTGTGGAGGGATTGGGATTTGGAGGGATCGGCTAG